The Diabrotica virgifera virgifera chromosome 10, PGI_DIABVI_V3a genome has a window encoding:
- the LOC126893471 gene encoding ring-infected erythrocyte surface antigen-like — protein MLSRTKKILESAKEITEAKGASSQSDTLDYYTTVDLENAVIVFQDDLNPALNETVVDALNEVLSQPENDVGPVFNDLADLEDNQNEIPNVSNLFEDLDQLFPTNVATNSTSTNVDLRPQYYKTIIYTVEEEVYVPDKNYQKAISDDSEVEEDTQSNKENDEEYIPDSNPESEEESDNEDIQPNNTNMELDITEADNNIEENLQKRKRKKTNQRQLNKKLRMEGQDYLGFRK, from the exons ATGTTATCACGAACGAAAAAAATTCTAGAGAGTGCCAAAGAAATTACTGAAGCTAAAGGCGCTTCTAGTCAAAGCGATACCTTAGATTATTATACAACAGTAGATTTAGAAAACGCTGTAATTGTTTTTCAAGACGACTTAAATCCTGCTTTAAATGAAACAGTTGTTGATGCCCTTAACGAAGTTTTAAGCCAGCCTGAAAACGACGTAGGTCCAGTTTTTAATGACTTAGCAG ATTTAGAAGACAACCAAAATGAAATTCCAAACGTGTCGAACCTATTTGAGGATTTGGATCAATTATTTCCAACTAATGTAGCCACAAATTCAACTTCTACTAATGTTGACTTAAGACCGCAATACTACAAAACTATTATTTACACTGTAGAGGAAGAAGTATACGTACCAGATAAGAACTACCAGAAAGCCATTAGTGACGATAGTGAAGTGGAGGAGGATACGCAGTCAAATAAAGAAAATGATGAAGAATACATACCAGACTCAAACCCAGAGAGTGAAGAAGAAAGCGATAATGAAGATATTCAACCGAACAATACAAATATGGAACTTGATATAACCGAAGCCGACAACAATATTGAAGAAAACTTACAAAAACGGAAGCGAAAGAAAACCAATCAACGACAGCTCAATAAAAAATTAAGGATGGAAGGACAAGATTATTTAGGATTCAGAaaataa